From a single Silene latifolia isolate original U9 population chromosome 6, ASM4854445v1, whole genome shotgun sequence genomic region:
- the LOC141588235 gene encoding uncharacterized protein LOC141588235 has product MQCALGARTLVSTVGQQDADWRVPYLNWLRDGTLPEDRKEAQSFRIKASRYIMIDNILFRKSLAGPCLRCLSKEEAETVLQDVHSGECGNHAEGRSLSNKILRQGYFWPTMRADAVNHAKRCESCQKAAPKNPPNEKPMHPIISP; this is encoded by the coding sequence ATGCAGTGTGCACTTGGAGCCAGGACACTGGTTTCCACAGTAGGACAACAGGATGCAGATTGGAGGGTTCCATACCTAAATTGGTTAAGGGATGGGACACTCCCTGAAGACAGAAAGGAAGCACAAAGTTTCAGAATAAAAGCTTCCAGGTATATCATGATTGATAATATTCTCTTCAGAAAATCATTGGCAGGACCATGCCTCAGGTGCTTAAGCAAAGAGGAAGCTGAAACAGTACTGCAAGATGTACACAGCGGAGAATGCGGGAACCACGCTGAAGGGCGAAGTCTGTCAAACAAAATCTTGAGACAAGGGtatttctggcccaccatgcgcgCAGACGCCGTAAATCACGCTAAACGCTGTGAATCATGTCAAAAGGCGGCTCCAAAGAATCCACCCAATGAGAAACCAATGCATCCGATTATCTCTCCATGA